Proteins from one Bombus affinis isolate iyBomAffi1 chromosome 1, iyBomAffi1.2, whole genome shotgun sequence genomic window:
- the LOC126922068 gene encoding disco-interacting protein 2 isoform X9, with the protein MQGRPKPSLPMPSKRTSVMARSPDRERRDSGESSSDEDSVVTEESPGAGGPTGTGLSDTSSTGSARDTPPPPRPPARRPPCADITDIAEYTPHAYCNIQPPDVTHTSNTPAAQQSTRRPGADRVNRYHVVEDQNNTGTTGRWKVSAKIQQLLNTLKRPKRRPLPEFYEDDDIELEIAANPKDPNAPKPEGGSMTSAVGEPLSVAAGLPRSLEAAIQRYGSASYKAPVATVLDPNGKLCVTLTYGKLLSRSHKIAYTLLNKALSRGGDCCLKPGDRIALVYPNNDPISFMCAFYGCLQAGIVPVPIEVPLTRRDAGSQQIGFLLGSCGIQVALTSEACLKGLPKTAAGEVVAFKGWPKLHWFVTEHLGKTPKDWLPPPRLTDDTPAYIEYTTDKDGSVMGVTVTRSAMLAHCRALTQACGYTEGENAVCVLDFKREVGLWHSTLTSVLNGMHVIFIPYALMKVNPASWMQMITKHRASVAVVKSRDLHWGLLATKDHKDISLSSLRLLLVADGANPWSLSSCDQFLSVFQSKGLRPDAVCPCASSSEALTVSVRRPGRAGVNATGRGVLSMSGLSYGVVRVDQENSLTSLTLQDCGQVMPGSIVVVIKMEGQPFICKTDEVGEICVHSSATGNQYWGLQGLTNNTFKVSPLQADGSPLGDVEYTRSGLLGFLGPGGLVFVCGSRDGLMTVTGRKHNADDIIATVLAVEPMKFIYRGRIAVFSVRVLRDERICVVAEQRPDCSEEESFQWMSRVLQAVDSIHAVGIYCLALVPPNYLPKTPLGGIHLSETKRRFLEGTLHPANVLLCPHTCVTNLPKPREVHSAGDSVADVGPASVMVGNIVQGNRLASAQGRDMGVLDEDSDNAKKYQFISEILRWRAVSTSDHVIFTSLNAKGAVATSLSCSQLHKKAERIGNLLLDRGRINTGDHVALIFPPGTDLICAFYGCLYVGAVPVTIRPPHPQNLQTTLPTVRMIVDVSKSVLVLTNQNILKLLKTKEANNVVDIKSWPTILDMDDMPKKKLPVMYRAPTAEMLAYLDFSVSTTGMLAGIKMSHAAVTSLCRAMKLACELYPSRHIALCLDPYSGLGFALWCLSSIYSGHHSILIPPSEVEANPALWLSAVSQSRVRDTFCSYGVMELCTKGLGSSVHALKARGVSLACVRTCVVVAEERPRIALTTSFSKLFSALGLSPRAVSTSFGCRVNTAICLQGASSPEPSTVYVDLRALRNDRVSLVERGSPHSLCLMESGKLLPGVKVIIANPETKGQCGDSHLGEIWVQSAHNASGYFTIYGDESDYADHFNARLVTGNTNEVYARTGYLGFLRRTESVQQSVISDIPGDTSTEADLVPGDSELHDAVFVVGALDEAILLRGMRYHPIDIENSVMRCHKKIAECAVFTWTNLLVVVVELDGSESEALDLVALVTSAVLEEHHLVVGVVVVVDPGVVPINSRGEKQRMHLRDGFLADQLDPIYVAYNM; encoded by the exons ATGCAGGGTCGTCCGAAGCCGTCGTTGCCGATGCCATCGAAAAGAACGTCCGTGATGGCTAGGAGTCCCGACCGAGAGCGTCGCGACAGCGGGGAGTCCAGTAGCGACGAGGACAGCGTCGTCACCGAGGAGAGTCCTGGTGCTGGTGGTCCAACGG GCACAGGACTGTCGGATACCAGCAGCACCGGTTCGGCGCGAGACACGCCTCCCCCTCCGAGACCACCGGCTAGGAGACCTCCTTGCGCGGATATCACAGATATCGCGGAATACACGCCTCACGCGTACTGCAACATCCAGCCGCCGGACGTGACGCACACCAGCAACACTCCGGCTGCACAGCAGTCGACCAGGCGACCTGGCGCTGATAGAGTAAATCGTTACCATGTTGTCGAGGATCAGAACAACACCGGCACTACCGGCCGCTGGAAAGTATCCGCTAAGATTCAACAGTTGTTGAATACTTTGAAACGACCGAAACGACGACCGTTGCCTGAATTCTACGAGGACGATGATATCGAGCTGGAAATCGCGGCCAATCCCAAAGATCCGAACGCTCCGAAACCGGAAGGCGGCTCTATGACCTCCGCCGTTGGCGAACCACTGTCGGTCGCCGCGGGATTGCCCAGGTCGCTCGAGGCCGCCATACAAAG GTATGGCTCGGCATCGTATAAGGCGCCAGTTGCAACAGTTCTCGATCCAAACGGCAAGCTTTGCGTAACGCTCACGTATGGAAAGCTTCTGAGTCGTTCTCATAAAATAGCCTACACGCTGTTGAACAAGGCTCTAAGTCGCGGCGGGGATTGTTGTTTGAAACCTGGCGATCGGATCGCCCTGGTTTACCCAAACAACGATCCCATTAGCTTCATGTGCGCATTTTACGGTTGTCTTCAGGCCGGCATTGTGCCTGTACCGATCGAAGTTCCTTTGACGCGCCGAGACGCAGGCTCTCAGCAAATCGGGTTTCTTTTGGGCAGCTGTGGAATTCAG GTGGCATTAACCAGCGAAGCTTGTCTGAAAGGTCTGCCAAAAACGGCGGCTGGCGAGGTAGTGGCATTCAAAGGTTGGCCAAAGCTTCACTGGTTCGTTACGGAACATCTGGGCAAAACGCCGAAAGATTGGCTGCCACCGCCGCGATTAACCGACGACACTCCGGCGTACATCGAGTACACCACGGACAAGGACGGGTCGGTGATGGGAGTGACGGTGACGAGATCGGCGATGCTGGCACATTGTCGAGCTCTGACGCAAGCCTGCGGCTACACGGAGGGAGAGAACGCCGTCTGCGTTTTAGACTTCAAACGAGAGGTTGGCCTGTGGCACAGCACCCTCACCAGCGTTCTAAACGGGATGCACGTGATCTTTATTCCGTACGCTCTGATGAAAGTAAATCCCGCGAGCTGGATGCAAATGATCACCAAGCATCGTGCCAGCGTGGCTGTGGTGAAATCGCGAGACCTGCACTGGGGTCTTCTTGCCACGAAAGATCACAAGGACATTTCCTTGTCGTCACTGAGATTGTTGTTGGTCGCGGACGGTGCCAATCCCTGGTCACTTTCTTCCTGCGACCAATTCCTTTCGGTATTTCAATCTAAAGGCCTGCGGCCTGATGCCGTGTGTCCGTGCGCGTCCTCCAGCGAAGCTCTCACCGTATCGGTGAGAAGACCAGGCCGTGCTGGAGTAAACGCCACTGGACGAGGCGTGCTCTCTATGTCTGGTCTGAGTTACGGCGTTGTCAGAGTCGATCAAGAGAATTCTCTCACTTCCTTGACTCTTCAAGATTGCGGCCAAGTGATGCCCGGAA GTATCGTTGTTGTGATCAAGATGGAAGGACAACCGTTCATCTGTAAAACCGACGAAGTAGGCGAGATCTGCGTGCATAGTTCGGCAACTGGAAACCAATATTGGGGACTACAGGGACTGACGAATAATACGTTTAAAGTCTCCCCGCTTCAAGCCGATGGAAGTCCGCTGGGTGACGTAGAATACACCCGTTCTGGTCTATTGGGTTTTCTGGGTCCTGGTGGTCTTGTGTTCGTTTGCGGTTCGCGCGATGGTCTTATGACGGTCACGGGAAGGAAACATAACGCCGACGATATCATTGCTACTGTGTTAGCCGTTGAACCCATGAAGTTCATTTATCGTGGAAGAATAGCCGTTTTCAGCGTACGCGTGCTCAGGGACGAGCGAATATGCGTCGTTGCAGAACAAAGACCCGACTGCAGCGAAGAGGAA AGTTTCCAATGGATGTCCCGAGTGCTTCAAGCGGTAGATTCCATTCACGCTGTTGGAATATATTGTCTGGCGTTGGTTCCGCCAAATTACCTTCCGAAAACACCGCTGGGCGGTATTCATTTGTCGGAAACGAAACGACGTTTCCTAGAGGGTACTCTGCACCCGGCTAATGTTCTTCTTTGTCCGCACACTTGTGTTACCAATCTACCCAAACCACGCGAAGTCCATTCAG CGGGGGATTCTGTTGCAGACGTTGGTCCGGCCAGTGTCATGGTGGGCAACATTGTTCAGGGTAATAGACTAGCTTCGGCTCAAGGACGAGACATGGGTGTCCTAGACGAGGATAGTGATAATGCTAAAAAG TATCAATTTATTTCGGAAATACTTCGATGGCGTGCTGTCAGTACCTCTGACCATGTTATTTTCACGTCGCTGAATGCAAAAGGAGCCGTAGCAACTTCCTTGTCATGCTCTCAGTTGCACAAGAAAGCCGAGCGGATCGGCAATTTGTTGTTAGATCGTGGACGGATCAATACCGGAGATCACGTGGCATTAATATTTCCTCCTGGTACTGACTTGATATGCGCGTTTTATGGTTGCCTGTATGTTGGCGCCGTGCCAGTTACGATTAGGCCACCTCACCCGCAAAACCTCCAAACCACTTTACCAACCGTTCGCATGATCGTGGACGTCAGTAAGTCTGTGCTCGTGCTCACGAATCAAAATATCCTGAAACTGTTGAAAACAAAG GAAGCGAATAATGTTGTCGACATTAAGAGTTGGCCGACGATTCTCGATATGGACGACATGCCAAAGAAGAAGCTACCTGTTATGTACCGAGCGCCCACAGCGGAGATGCTGGCTTATTTGGACTTCAGCGTCTCGACAACAGGGATGCTTGCAGGAATTAAAATGTCCCACGCAGCGGTGACGTCTCTTTGTCGTGCCATGAAACTTGCCTGCGAATTGTATCCATCTAGACACATCGCTCTATGCTTGGATCCCTACTCTGGTTTAGGATTCGCTCTTTGGTGTTTGAGCAGTATATACAGCGGTCATCATTCCATACTCATACCACCGTCGGAG GTGGAAGCCAATCCGGCATTGTGGCTATCGGCAGTTAGTCAATCCAGAGTAAGAGATACGTTCTGTTCTTACGGTGTGATGGAATTGTGCACGAAAGGTCTCGGTTCTTCTGTTCATGCTCTAAAAGCGAGAGGCGTTAGTTTGGCCTGTGTTAGAACGTGCGTCGTTGTCGCTGAAGAAAGACCGCGAATCGCACTTACTACGAGCTTCAGTAAACTCTTCTCCGCTTTGGGTCTGAGTCCCCGTGCCGTCTCGACCTCGTTCGGATGTAGAGTAAACACCGCTATTTGCTTACAG GGTGCATCGAGCCCAGAACCTTCTACGGTATACGTTGATCTCCGCGCATTGCGCAACGACCGAGTATCTCTGGTTGAAAGAGGTAGTCCGCACTCTTTGTGCCTGATGGAATCAGGCAAATTATTACCAGGAGTGAAAGTAATCATTGCCAATCCAGAAACGAAAGGACAATGCGGAGATTCTCATTTAGGCGAAATTTGGGTGCAGTCTGCTCACAATGCCAGCGGCTATTTCACGATATACGGCGACGAGAGCGATTACGCGGATCATTTTAACGCTCGCCTCGTAACAGGAAACACGAATGAAGTTTACGCCAGAACTGGTTATCTTGGTTTCCTAAGACGTACCGAAAGCGTTCAACAGTCGGTTATCAGTGACATTCCCGGTGACACATCTACCGAGGCGGATCTGGTTCCTGGTGATTCTGAGTTGCACGATGCTGTGTTCGTGGTTGGCGCCCTCGACGAAGCCATTTTACTTAGAGGAATGCGATATCACCCGATCGATATCGAAAACAGCGTAATGAGGTGTCATAAGAAAATAGCAGAATG TGCCGTATTCACATGGACCAACCTCCTAGTAGTAGTGGTGGAACTCGACGGAAGTGAAAGCGAAGCTTTAGATCTCGTGGCATTAGTTACCAGCGCTGTACTAGAAGAACATCATCTGGTAGTCGGTGTGGTAGTCGTAGTAGATCCCGGAGTAGTTCCAATAAATTCGCGTGGCGAGAAGCAACGAATGCACTTGCGTGATGGTTTCCTAGCGGACCAGCTCGATCCGATTTACGTAGCGTATAACATGTGA
- the LOC126922068 gene encoding disco-interacting protein 2 isoform X7 translates to MYGWRIGDLGADGLVMAEFNIDIGKLPEDVREKLAELDLELSEGDITQKGYEKKRTRLLQQYASKQLGGRLVPGGIASPPGSGGSTGNTGNSNSAAARRGNRRLTRNESRYHSEVRQEAVQQALAAMQGRPKPSLPMPSKRTSVMARSPDRERRDSGESSSDEDSVVTEESPGAGGPTGTGLSDTSSTGSARDTPPPPRPPARRPPCADITDIAEYTPHAYCNIQPPDVTHTSNTPAAQQSTRRPGADRVNRYHVVEDQNNTGTTGRWKVSAKIQQLLNTLKRPKRRPLPEFYEDDDIELEIAANPKDPNAPKPEGGSMTSAVGEPLSVAAGLPRSLEAAIQRYGSASYKAPVATVLDPNGKLCVTLTYGKLLSRSHKIAYTLLNKALSRGGDCCLKPGDRIALVYPNNDPISFMCAFYGCLQAGIVPVPIEVPLTRRDAGSQQIGFLLGSCGIQVALTSEACLKGLPKTAAGEVVAFKGWPKLHWFVTEHLGKTPKDWLPPPRLTDDTPAYIEYTTDKDGSVMGVTVTRSAMLAHCRALTQACGYTEGENAVCVLDFKREVGLWHSTLTSVLNGMHVIFIPYALMKVNPASWMQMITKHRASVAVVKSRDLHWGLLATKDHKDISLSSLRLLLVADGANPWSLSSCDQFLSVFQSKGLRPDAVCPCASSSEALTVSVRRPGRAGVNATGRGVLSMSGLSYGVVRVDQENSLTSLTLQDCGQVMPGSIVVVIKMEGQPFICKTDEVGEICVHSSATGNQYWGLQGLTNNTFKVSPLQADGSPLGDVEYTRSGLLGFLGPGGLVFVCGSRDGLMTVTGRKHNADDIIATVLAVEPMKFIYRGRIAVFSVRVLRDERICVVAEQRPDCSEEESFQWMSRVLQAVDSIHAVGIYCLALVPPNYLPKTPLGGIHLSETKRRFLEGTLHPANVLLCPHTCVTNLPKPREVHSAGDSVADVGPASVMVGNIVQGNRLASAQGRDMGVLDEDSDNAKKYQFISEILRWRAVSTSDHVIFTSLNAKGAVATSLSCSQLHKKAERIGNLLLDRGRINTGDHVALIFPPGTDLICAFYGCLYVGAVPVTIRPPHPQNLQTTLPTVRMIVDVSKSVLVLTNQNILKLLKTKEANNVVDIKSWPTILDMDDMPKKKLPVMYRAPTAEMLAYLDFSVSTTGMLAGIKMSHAAVTSLCRAMKLACELYPSRHIALCLDPYSGLGFALWCLSSIYSGHHSILIPPSEVEANPALWLSAVSQSRVRDTFCSYGVMELCTKGLGSSVHALKARGVSLACVRTCVVVAEERPRIALTTSFSKLFSALGLSPRAVSTSFGCRVNTAICLQGASSPEPSTVYVDLRALRNDRVSLVERGSPHSLCLMESGKLLPGVKVIIANPETKGQCGDSHLGEIWVQSAHNASGYFTIYGDESDYADHFNARLVTGNTNEVYARTGYLGFLRRTESVQQSVISDIPGDTSTEADLVPGDSELHDAVFVVGALDEAILLRGMRYHPIDIENSVMRCHKKIAECAVFTWTNLLVVVVELDGSESEALDLVALVTSAVLEEHHLVVGVVVVVDPGVVPINSRGEKQRMHLRDGFLADQLDPIYVAYNM, encoded by the exons GGGACATTACACAAAAGGGATACGAAAAGAAACGGACGCGTCTACTGCAGCAGTATGCGTCGAAGCAGTTGG GAGGCCGGCTAGTACCTGGCGGGATCGCCAGTCCCCCGGGATCTGGCGGCTCCACCGGAAACACCGGGAATTCGAACTCAGCGGCTGCGAGACGCGGCAATCGCAGACTCACGCGCAATGAGAGCCGCTATCATTCCG AGGTGCGCCAGGAGGCGGTGCAACAAGCTTTGGCAGCGATGCAGGGTCGTCCGAAGCCGTCGTTGCCGATGCCATCGAAAAGAACGTCCGTGATGGCTAGGAGTCCCGACCGAGAGCGTCGCGACAGCGGGGAGTCCAGTAGCGACGAGGACAGCGTCGTCACCGAGGAGAGTCCTGGTGCTGGTGGTCCAACGG GCACAGGACTGTCGGATACCAGCAGCACCGGTTCGGCGCGAGACACGCCTCCCCCTCCGAGACCACCGGCTAGGAGACCTCCTTGCGCGGATATCACAGATATCGCGGAATACACGCCTCACGCGTACTGCAACATCCAGCCGCCGGACGTGACGCACACCAGCAACACTCCGGCTGCACAGCAGTCGACCAGGCGACCTGGCGCTGATAGAGTAAATCGTTACCATGTTGTCGAGGATCAGAACAACACCGGCACTACCGGCCGCTGGAAAGTATCCGCTAAGATTCAACAGTTGTTGAATACTTTGAAACGACCGAAACGACGACCGTTGCCTGAATTCTACGAGGACGATGATATCGAGCTGGAAATCGCGGCCAATCCCAAAGATCCGAACGCTCCGAAACCGGAAGGCGGCTCTATGACCTCCGCCGTTGGCGAACCACTGTCGGTCGCCGCGGGATTGCCCAGGTCGCTCGAGGCCGCCATACAAAG GTATGGCTCGGCATCGTATAAGGCGCCAGTTGCAACAGTTCTCGATCCAAACGGCAAGCTTTGCGTAACGCTCACGTATGGAAAGCTTCTGAGTCGTTCTCATAAAATAGCCTACACGCTGTTGAACAAGGCTCTAAGTCGCGGCGGGGATTGTTGTTTGAAACCTGGCGATCGGATCGCCCTGGTTTACCCAAACAACGATCCCATTAGCTTCATGTGCGCATTTTACGGTTGTCTTCAGGCCGGCATTGTGCCTGTACCGATCGAAGTTCCTTTGACGCGCCGAGACGCAGGCTCTCAGCAAATCGGGTTTCTTTTGGGCAGCTGTGGAATTCAG GTGGCATTAACCAGCGAAGCTTGTCTGAAAGGTCTGCCAAAAACGGCGGCTGGCGAGGTAGTGGCATTCAAAGGTTGGCCAAAGCTTCACTGGTTCGTTACGGAACATCTGGGCAAAACGCCGAAAGATTGGCTGCCACCGCCGCGATTAACCGACGACACTCCGGCGTACATCGAGTACACCACGGACAAGGACGGGTCGGTGATGGGAGTGACGGTGACGAGATCGGCGATGCTGGCACATTGTCGAGCTCTGACGCAAGCCTGCGGCTACACGGAGGGAGAGAACGCCGTCTGCGTTTTAGACTTCAAACGAGAGGTTGGCCTGTGGCACAGCACCCTCACCAGCGTTCTAAACGGGATGCACGTGATCTTTATTCCGTACGCTCTGATGAAAGTAAATCCCGCGAGCTGGATGCAAATGATCACCAAGCATCGTGCCAGCGTGGCTGTGGTGAAATCGCGAGACCTGCACTGGGGTCTTCTTGCCACGAAAGATCACAAGGACATTTCCTTGTCGTCACTGAGATTGTTGTTGGTCGCGGACGGTGCCAATCCCTGGTCACTTTCTTCCTGCGACCAATTCCTTTCGGTATTTCAATCTAAAGGCCTGCGGCCTGATGCCGTGTGTCCGTGCGCGTCCTCCAGCGAAGCTCTCACCGTATCGGTGAGAAGACCAGGCCGTGCTGGAGTAAACGCCACTGGACGAGGCGTGCTCTCTATGTCTGGTCTGAGTTACGGCGTTGTCAGAGTCGATCAAGAGAATTCTCTCACTTCCTTGACTCTTCAAGATTGCGGCCAAGTGATGCCCGGAA GTATCGTTGTTGTGATCAAGATGGAAGGACAACCGTTCATCTGTAAAACCGACGAAGTAGGCGAGATCTGCGTGCATAGTTCGGCAACTGGAAACCAATATTGGGGACTACAGGGACTGACGAATAATACGTTTAAAGTCTCCCCGCTTCAAGCCGATGGAAGTCCGCTGGGTGACGTAGAATACACCCGTTCTGGTCTATTGGGTTTTCTGGGTCCTGGTGGTCTTGTGTTCGTTTGCGGTTCGCGCGATGGTCTTATGACGGTCACGGGAAGGAAACATAACGCCGACGATATCATTGCTACTGTGTTAGCCGTTGAACCCATGAAGTTCATTTATCGTGGAAGAATAGCCGTTTTCAGCGTACGCGTGCTCAGGGACGAGCGAATATGCGTCGTTGCAGAACAAAGACCCGACTGCAGCGAAGAGGAA AGTTTCCAATGGATGTCCCGAGTGCTTCAAGCGGTAGATTCCATTCACGCTGTTGGAATATATTGTCTGGCGTTGGTTCCGCCAAATTACCTTCCGAAAACACCGCTGGGCGGTATTCATTTGTCGGAAACGAAACGACGTTTCCTAGAGGGTACTCTGCACCCGGCTAATGTTCTTCTTTGTCCGCACACTTGTGTTACCAATCTACCCAAACCACGCGAAGTCCATTCAG CGGGGGATTCTGTTGCAGACGTTGGTCCGGCCAGTGTCATGGTGGGCAACATTGTTCAGGGTAATAGACTAGCTTCGGCTCAAGGACGAGACATGGGTGTCCTAGACGAGGATAGTGATAATGCTAAAAAG TATCAATTTATTTCGGAAATACTTCGATGGCGTGCTGTCAGTACCTCTGACCATGTTATTTTCACGTCGCTGAATGCAAAAGGAGCCGTAGCAACTTCCTTGTCATGCTCTCAGTTGCACAAGAAAGCCGAGCGGATCGGCAATTTGTTGTTAGATCGTGGACGGATCAATACCGGAGATCACGTGGCATTAATATTTCCTCCTGGTACTGACTTGATATGCGCGTTTTATGGTTGCCTGTATGTTGGCGCCGTGCCAGTTACGATTAGGCCACCTCACCCGCAAAACCTCCAAACCACTTTACCAACCGTTCGCATGATCGTGGACGTCAGTAAGTCTGTGCTCGTGCTCACGAATCAAAATATCCTGAAACTGTTGAAAACAAAG GAAGCGAATAATGTTGTCGACATTAAGAGTTGGCCGACGATTCTCGATATGGACGACATGCCAAAGAAGAAGCTACCTGTTATGTACCGAGCGCCCACAGCGGAGATGCTGGCTTATTTGGACTTCAGCGTCTCGACAACAGGGATGCTTGCAGGAATTAAAATGTCCCACGCAGCGGTGACGTCTCTTTGTCGTGCCATGAAACTTGCCTGCGAATTGTATCCATCTAGACACATCGCTCTATGCTTGGATCCCTACTCTGGTTTAGGATTCGCTCTTTGGTGTTTGAGCAGTATATACAGCGGTCATCATTCCATACTCATACCACCGTCGGAG GTGGAAGCCAATCCGGCATTGTGGCTATCGGCAGTTAGTCAATCCAGAGTAAGAGATACGTTCTGTTCTTACGGTGTGATGGAATTGTGCACGAAAGGTCTCGGTTCTTCTGTTCATGCTCTAAAAGCGAGAGGCGTTAGTTTGGCCTGTGTTAGAACGTGCGTCGTTGTCGCTGAAGAAAGACCGCGAATCGCACTTACTACGAGCTTCAGTAAACTCTTCTCCGCTTTGGGTCTGAGTCCCCGTGCCGTCTCGACCTCGTTCGGATGTAGAGTAAACACCGCTATTTGCTTACAG GGTGCATCGAGCCCAGAACCTTCTACGGTATACGTTGATCTCCGCGCATTGCGCAACGACCGAGTATCTCTGGTTGAAAGAGGTAGTCCGCACTCTTTGTGCCTGATGGAATCAGGCAAATTATTACCAGGAGTGAAAGTAATCATTGCCAATCCAGAAACGAAAGGACAATGCGGAGATTCTCATTTAGGCGAAATTTGGGTGCAGTCTGCTCACAATGCCAGCGGCTATTTCACGATATACGGCGACGAGAGCGATTACGCGGATCATTTTAACGCTCGCCTCGTAACAGGAAACACGAATGAAGTTTACGCCAGAACTGGTTATCTTGGTTTCCTAAGACGTACCGAAAGCGTTCAACAGTCGGTTATCAGTGACATTCCCGGTGACACATCTACCGAGGCGGATCTGGTTCCTGGTGATTCTGAGTTGCACGATGCTGTGTTCGTGGTTGGCGCCCTCGACGAAGCCATTTTACTTAGAGGAATGCGATATCACCCGATCGATATCGAAAACAGCGTAATGAGGTGTCATAAGAAAATAGCAGAATG TGCCGTATTCACATGGACCAACCTCCTAGTAGTAGTGGTGGAACTCGACGGAAGTGAAAGCGAAGCTTTAGATCTCGTGGCATTAGTTACCAGCGCTGTACTAGAAGAACATCATCTGGTAGTCGGTGTGGTAGTCGTAGTAGATCCCGGAGTAGTTCCAATAAATTCGCGTGGCGAGAAGCAACGAATGCACTTGCGTGATGGTTTCCTAGCGGACCAGCTCGATCCGATTTACGTAGCGTATAACATGTGA